One window of Oryza brachyantha chromosome 12, ObraRS2, whole genome shotgun sequence genomic DNA carries:
- the LOC102711209 gene encoding uncharacterized protein LOC102711209: MESNNLPSGNLMQETPYANLDLHPNHAQMHAPNPGKQGFDHTQAQAPGNLSMHVNQSTDSDHLPEFQFGELGKADHHHCHHHHHRQHTKNGMSDDEDHGVNEDATDSQSGKGKKGAAWHRMKWTDSMVKLLITAVSYTGEDPGADSGSGRRNSAIMQKKGKWKAISKVMGERGCSVSPQQCEDKFNDLNKRYKRLTDILGRGTACKIVENHALLDCMSNLSDKMKDDARKILSSKHLFYEEMCSYHNNNRVSLPEDPALQRSLQLALRCKDEHDLRRGTSGDADEDDQSVDTDSEEENDEEHYTLQGDKSALPMHKRLRHMTDQEDVGFGNSSSSHGCSRRSDSHGISLDINKAFPDGTNLALAQKDMATQSADLEEQRLQIEVQAVYLAKQRLKWERFSKTKDRELERMRLENERMKIENKRLELDVRRKELELELKLKGSGNLA; encoded by the coding sequence ATGGAAAGCAACAATCTACCCTCTGGAAACTTGATGCAGGAAACACCTTATGCCAATTTAGACTTGCATCCTAACCATGCGCAAATGCATGCTCCAAATCCTGGAAAGCAGGGCTTCGACCATACTCAGGCTCAGGCACCTGGCAATTTATCGATGCATGTGAACCAGTCTACAGATTCTGATCACTTGCCAGAATTTCAATTCGGAGAGCTTGGCAAGGCTGACCACCACCACTGccatcatcaccaccaccgtcaACACACGAAGAATGGCATGAGTGATGATGAGGATCATGGTGTCAACGAGGATGCCACTGATAGCCAGAGCGGCAAGGGAAAGAAGGGTGCTGCATGGCATCGGATGAAGTGGACTGATTCAATGGTTAAGCTTTTAATTACTGCAGTATCTTACACTGGGGAAGATCCAGGAGCTGATTCAGGATCTGGGAGGAGAAACTCTGCAATCATGCAGAAGAAAGGCAAGTGGAAAGCGATATCAAAGGTCATGGGCGAGCGAGGCTGCAGTGTATCACCACAGCAATGTGAAGATAAATTCAATGATCTCAATAAGAGATACAAAAGACTTACAGATATCCTTGGTCGGGGTACAGCTTGCAAGATTGTGGAAAATCATGCCCTGCTGGATTGCATGAGTAATCTGTCTGATAAGATGAAAGATGATGCAAGGAAGATACTGAGTTCAAAGCATTTGTTCTATGAGGAGATGTGCTCCTACCATAATAACAACCGAGTGAGTTTGCCTGAAGATCCAGCCCTTCAGCGTTCACTGCAGCTTGCCCTTAGATGTAAAGATGAGCATGATCTGAGGAGGGGAACAAGTGGAGATGCTGATGAAGATGATCAAAGCGTAGACACTGATTCTGAGGAGGAGAATGATGAGGAACATTACACGTTACAAGGCGATAAGAGTGCCCTGCCAATGCATAAAAGATTGAGGCATATGACAGATCAGGAGGATGTGGGCTTTGGCAACTCTTCCAGCTCACATGGATGTAGCAGGAGGTCTGATTCCCATGGCATATCATTGGATATCAACAAAGCATTTCCAGATGGAACCAACTTGGCTTTGGCGCAAAAGGACATGGCTACACAATCTGCAGATCTTGAGGAACAAAGGTTGCAAATTGAAGTCCAGGCAGTCTATCTTGCAAAACAGCGGCTCAAATGGGAGCGTTTCAGTAAAACAAAGGATAGAGAACTGGAACGGATGAGGTTGGAGAATGAAAGAATGAAGATTGAGAATAAGCGCTTGGAGCTGGATGTAAGGCGCAAGGAGTTAGAGCTTGAACTCAAGCTAAAAGGCAGTGGCAATCTtgcatga
- the LOC102711846 gene encoding LOW QUALITY PROTEIN: pentatricopeptide repeat-containing protein At4g15720-like (The sequence of the model RefSeq protein was modified relative to this genomic sequence to represent the inferred CDS: inserted 1 base in 1 codon), whose amino-acid sequence MVVTSKAAATVTLMPLLIHLWGASDFASVSATHAKLLKLGADTTITSNHLVAYCRCGSIAPARQLFDRMLDRNVVSWTALMSGYTSAGXLRAMVLKGVAPNAFTFSIAASDCAHLADASLGRQVHACAEVAGYACDNVVATTLVDMYSKVTSVRDARTMFDAMPTTAKNIVSWASMLSVYAQNALGHDAIQLFAEFRTNGEDMAPNHFLLSSVVSACAGVGRLGIGKCVHGMVLRHGHEDNDVVVVALVDMYSKCGCYEYSKKAFDKIKQSSVIPYTSIIVATAKYGLGRCALALFSDMVDRGVQPNSVTLLGVLHACSHSGLIETGLHLLRSMRSKYGIDPCASHYTCVVDMLGRAGRLEEAFELANEMRVDGNDALMLCSLLSSCRNHKRLDLATRAGKKVLEFSQDVAGALVVMSNAYASAGQADNAAAIWSNMRQRGIWKDPGCSWIEIKDIPYVFYAGLASAAGARASEVMLLLDELETKMREKGYKGRIGGAKVLDADEEEDGDYHDECKGVMVGVHSEMLALGLGLLVIPKGMVIRMMKNLRMCCGCHEAFKLISGIMEREFVVRDLNRFHHFKMGSCSCNDYW is encoded by the exons ATGGTGGTGACATCCAAAGCCGCTGCCACTGTCACGCTGATGCCACTGTTGATCCACCTTTGGGGTGCCTCCGACTTTGCTTCCGTGTCTGCTACCCATGCCAAGCTCCTCAAGCTTGGGGCGGACACCACCATCACCTCCAACCACCTTGTGGCGTACTGTCGCTGCGGTTCCATCGCCCCCGCGCGCCAACTGTTCGATAGAATGCTTGATCGGAACGTCGTCTCCTGGACGGCCCTCATGTCTGGGTACACCAGCGCCG TCCTTCGTGCCATGGTGCTCAAGGGCGTGGCCCCAAACGCCTTCACCTTCTCGATAGCGGCTAGCGATTGCGCGCACCTCGCTGACGCTAGCCTCGGGCGGCAGGTGCATGCCTGCGCTGAGGTTGCGGGCTATGCGTGTGACAACGTCGTCGCCACTACGCTCGTCGACATGTACAGCAAGGTCACCAGCGTCCGGGACGCCCGCACCATGTTCGACGCGATGCCCACAACAGCAAAAAACATAGTGTCCTGGGCCTCCATGCTGTCTGTGTATGCACAGAACGCGCTCGGGCACGACGCCATCCAGCTCTTCGCCGAGTTTAGAACCAATGGCGAAGATATGGCACCCAACCACTTCCTTCTGTCAAGCGTCGTGAGCGCGTGCGCGGGCGTCGGGCGGCTTGGCATTGGCAAGTGTGTTCACGGCATGGTCCTCCGCCATGGGCATGAAGACAATGACGTGGTTGTAGTGGCTCTGGTTGATATGTACTCCAAATGTGGCTGCTACGAGTACTCAAAGAAGGCGTTTGATAAGATCAAGCAGTCGTCGGTCATCCCCTACACCTCCATCATCGTGGCGACTGCGAAATACGGCCTCGGCAGATGTGCCCTCGCTTTGTTTAGTGACATGGTTGATCGAGGTGTGCAGCCAAACAGTGTCACATTGCTCGGCGTCTTGCACGCTTGCAGCCACTCAGGTCTAATTGAAACAGGCCTCCATCTCCTCCGCTCAATGCGGAGCAAGTACGGCATTGATCCATGTGCCAGCCACTACACTTGTGTTGTAGACATGCTTGGTCGTGCAGGTCGTCTCGAGGAGGCATTCGAGCTGGCCAACGAAATGCGGGTTGATGGCAATGATGCCCTCATGCTATGTTCACTGTTGTCATCTTGTCGTAACCACAAGCGCCTAGACCTAGCAACCAGGGCTGGCAAGAAGGTATTAGAATTCAGCCAAGATGTAGCCGGTGCACTAGTGGTCATGTCGAACGCATATGCTTCAGCTGGACAAGCTGACAACGCTGCTGCAATATGGTCAAACATGAGGCAACGTGGCATTTGGAAGGATCCTGGGTGTAGCTGGATCGAGATAAAGGACATCCCATATGTGTTCTACGCCGGCTTGGCATCAGCTGCCGGTGCAAGGGCTAGCGAGGTGATGTTGTTGCTAGATGAGTTGGAGACCAAGATGAGGGAGAAGGGATACAAGGGGAGAATAGGCGGTGCTAAGGTCCTTGACGCTGATGAAGAAGAGGATGGAGATTATCATGATGAATGCAAAGGTGTGATGGTTGGAGTGCATAGTGAGATGCTGGCGCTAGGGCTTGGCTTGCTAGTGATCCCCAAGGGGATGGTCATTAGGATGATGAAGAACCTGAGGATGTGTTGTGGCTGCCATGAGGCGTTCAAGCTCATTAGTGGCATTATGGAGAGGGAGTTTGTGGTGAGGGATCTCAATAGGTTCCACCATTTCAAGATGGGGTCATGTTCTTGCAACGACTACTGGTGA